In Edaphobacter aggregans, the sequence CTACAAAGGCGACGCAGATTTCGCTGGACGAGATGGGGGTGACATAGGCCTGGGCGCGGTTGGTCCAGTAGACCTCGACAAAGTCGGTCCAGGGGGCGACGCTGAAGTGCTGGCGTAAGCCGATGCGGCGGGAGCTGGTGGTGGCCCTTTCGAGGCTGGCGCAGACGCGGATGCGGGATTGGGGGCCGTCGGCGCCGACGATCCAGCGGGAACGGAAGTTTTGTTGGTTCGTGTGGACTTGGTTGTCGTCGATCCGCCGGACTACAGTCTGCCAGCGGAATTGGACTCCGAGGTCGACGGCGCGGTTGAGGAGGAGCTGATGGAGGAGAGTGCGACGGATGCCGCGACCCAGGCCAGCCGGGAAGGCGGCTTCGCTCGTGGTGGAGTCGCCTAGAAAACGGATTCCACGAAGGAGTGAGCCTTCGGCTGAATCAATGGTGATGCCGAGTTCGGAGAGCGTGGCCAGAGCGTCGGGCAGGAGGCCTTCGCCACATGCTTTGTCGATGGGTGGCTTCATACCGTCGGCGATTGTGACTTGCAGGCCCTGCGCGGCGGCGGCGATGGCACAGGCTAAACCGGCTGGTCCTGCACCGGCAATGAATACGTCGGATTCCGTGATGGCTGAAGGTCGATTTGCGAGATGGCTAACGTTCATCCGACCTGTTCTCGAGGATATTCAGCGAAAATTTTTGACAGCGCAACGGATGTAGTACAGGAGCTCAACATTGCAGTTTGACCCTAAGGAGTAGGAAATAGGAAGCGTTCCGACGCAAAGATACTGAAAAAAGACAAGATGCTTACATAACGGAGACGCAGTCATGCTTTACCGCGCGAATAAGTCGTCGGTGGGTGAGCAGAACGATATTTGGCTGGAACTGCCGCGGTGTAGTTCGAGGCTTACGCCAGAAGTCAGACGCGCCGGCAAATGCCGGCTTCTTCACCACTGAAGGAGGACGAGTTCGGAGCAGAAGGCCGGGCCCATGGCGGCGAGGATGCTGTAACAGCCAGGGGTTCCGGGGTGGTTGAGGAGGTAGTCCTCCATGACGGCGAGGACGGAGGCGGCGGATAGATTGCCAACCTCGCGGAGGCTCTTCCATGAGGGAGCGAGAGCGTTGGGCGGAAGGTTGAGGGTGTTCTCCATAGCTTCGAGAACTTTGGGGCCGCCGCTGTGGAAGATGTAGCTGCAGATGCGGTCCATGGAGAGATTGTTGTCGCTGAGGAAGGCTTCGACGTCACCGCGGAGATTCTCGTTGACGACTTTGGGGACTTCTGGGGAGAGGACGATCTTGAAGCCGGTGTCGGTGATGTCCCAGCCCATGATGCGCTCGGTGTTGCGGTAGAAGGTGGAGCGAGTAGAGACGACGCGAGGCGCGGGCTGCTCGATGCTGGTGGGGCGCTTGCCTAGAGGGGTGTCGGCCCCGGCCATGATGACGGCAGCGGCGCCGTCGCCGAAGAGGCCGCAGGAGATGAGGTTGGCGATGGACTGGTCATCGTCCTGCCAGGTGAGGGAACAAAGCTCGACGGAGAGCAAGAGGACATATTGGTCCGGGAAGGCGCGGACGTAGTCGGCGGCACGGGCAATGCCTGCTGCTCCAGCGACGCAGCCAAGGCCGAAGATCGGCGTGCGCTTGACGTTGACGGGGAAGGGCATCCGGTTGATGAGACGTGCATCGACGGTGGGGCTGGAGATGCCGGTGACAGAGGCGAAGAAGATGGCGGAGATGTCGGCGGCGGTGAGGCCTACGCGTTCGAGGGCAGTGGTGATGGCTTGCTCGCCGAGGTCGACGGCGGCTTTGATCCAGGCGTCGTTGGTCTTGGTGAAGGTGTCGAGGGTGGGGTAGGTCTCGAGGGGGAAGACGATGTTGCGGAACTCGACACCGCAGTTGGCGTGGAGGCGGTTGAGGAGCCGGGGCTCCTCCATTTTGTGCTGCCAGCGATTTCGGAGGGCCTCGGTGATGACTGCCTGTGGATAGCGATGGGGCGGATATGCCGTGCCGACAGAGGCGATGCGCATGCTTATGAGGACCCTTTTCGATTACGTGAAGATAAATTGCATTTACCACAGCCAGCCAATCGTGATCGGCCAGGGAGTGCATCCAGCGTACACGCTGAGTTGAATTTGGTGTGGGATATCTAGTGGGCGGGTGAGAAGAAGGCTAATGGATGCGTGAGAGCTCCTGGGCGTAGAGGGTGTTTTGGGGGTATTCCTTTGAGAGAGCGGTGAGGATGTCGCGGGCTTCCTGGGGGCGGTTGTCGCGGA encodes:
- a CDS encoding NAD(P)/FAD-dependent oxidoreductase; the protein is MNVSHLANRPSAITESDVFIAGAGPAGLACAIAAAAQGLQVTIADGMKPPIDKACGEGLLPDALATLSELGITIDSAEGSLLRGIRFLGDSTTSEAAFPAGLGRGIRRTLLHQLLLNRAVDLGVQFRWQTVVRRIDDNQVHTNQQNFRSRWIVGADGPQSRIRVCASLERATTSSRRIGLRQHFSVAPWTDFVEVYWTNRAQAYVTPISSSEICVAFVATEKFSSIQQALSLFPALRVRLASAPPTDTPLGSITLTRRLHRVTSGNIALIGDASGSVDAVTGEGLALCFRQALALAQALKTENLPAYERAHRKIHRLPRLMSRTMLLMDTHPALRTRTLGTFQRRPALFSHLLQVHIGHPPVRLAGASGLLASILCFLSN
- a CDS encoding type III polyketide synthase; the encoded protein is MRIASVGTAYPPHRYPQAVITEALRNRWQHKMEEPRLLNRLHANCGVEFRNIVFPLETYPTLDTFTKTNDAWIKAAVDLGEQAITTALERVGLTAADISAIFFASVTGISSPTVDARLINRMPFPVNVKRTPIFGLGCVAGAAGIARAADYVRAFPDQYVLLLSVELCSLTWQDDDQSIANLISCGLFGDGAAAVIMAGADTPLGKRPTSIEQPAPRVVSTRSTFYRNTERIMGWDITDTGFKIVLSPEVPKVVNENLRGDVEAFLSDNNLSMDRICSYIFHSGGPKVLEAMENTLNLPPNALAPSWKSLREVGNLSAASVLAVMEDYLLNHPGTPGCYSILAAMGPAFCSELVLLQW